The following proteins are encoded in a genomic region of Magnolia sinica isolate HGM2019 chromosome 1, MsV1, whole genome shotgun sequence:
- the LOC131249659 gene encoding vacuolar cation/proton exchanger 3-like produces the protein MLSLIMHFRIMQKFQQLTCMYVVPYDSDDVVSDEKPVIGFTNAFGWLVGMMAIIDLLSEYVVGTIEDAFESWGLSVSFISIILLPIVGNVAKHAGAIIFAFKNKLVVAMGFQVMAASFNLPGFGALYLSVGGMLL, from the exons ATGTTGTCCCTTATCATGCATTTCCGTATAATGCAAAAATTTCAGCAGCTCACCTGTATGTATGTTGTCCCTTATGATAGCGATGATGTTGTCTCCGACGAAAAGCCAGTTATCGGATTCACCAATGCATTTGGTTGGCTAGTAGGCATGATGGCTATAATCGATCTCTTATCTGAGTACGTTGTGGGCACCATTGAG GACGCATTCGAATCATGGGGTCTTTCAGTTAGCTTCATTAGCATAATCCTGCTGCCGATTGTTGGAAATGTAGCAAAACATGCTGGTGCAATCATATTCGCTTTTAAGAACAAACTG GTAGTAGCAATGGGCTTCCAAGTCATGGCAGCAAGCTTTAATCTTCCAGGCTTTGGAGCTTTATATCTATCTGTTGGTGGGATGCTACTATGA